The sequence GGCCAATTGAAGGGGCAGACCATCTGGCTGCGGGCCGAAGACGTCGCCAGCCCCGACATGCTCAGCCGCCGGCTGAAAATCGAGTAAGCTGTAAGGCAAGCCGTTTCAGCCTTCAGCCGTCGAGGCGTCCCATGCTCACCGTCGATCACGTCGTTCGTTTTCTCGAAGCCTTTGCCCCCGTCAAACTGGCCGAGTCGTGGGACAACGTCGGGCTGTTGGTCGGCGATCGCGCGGCCGCGGTCGAGCGAGCGATGACCTGTTTGACCATCACGCCGTCCAGCGCCGCCGAAGCGGTCGCGGCCGGAGCACAACTGATCGTCACGCATCACCCGCTGCCGTTCAAACCCCTCAAGCAACTGACGACCGACACGTCCGAGGGGCGCTTGCTGTGGCAATTGGCTCGGGCGGGCGTCAGCATTTACAGTCCGCACACAGCCTTCGATTCGGCGGCGCAGGGAATCAATCAGCATCTGGCCGAAGGGCTAGGGCTCACCGACATCGAGCCGCTGGTGCTGCACGACGAGGCCGACCCGATTCCGGTCGGTGCGGGGCGGTTTGGCAAGTTGCAACCGGCACTGACGCTGGCCGAGCTGGCCGCGCGCGTGAAAAAGTTCTTCCAGCTCGATCTGGTCCAGCGCGTCGGCCCGGGCGATGCGCCCCTGACTCAAGTAGCGGTGGCCTGTGGCAGCGCGGGCGAGTTTCTGGCCACGGCCGAGCGGCGCGGTTGCCAGTGCTTGTTGACCGGCGAGACCCGGTTTCACACCTGCCTCGAAGCCGAGGCCCGCGGGATGACGCTGCTGTTGGCTGGTCACTTTGCCACCGAGCGCTTTGCCGTCGAGCGGTTGGCCGCGGTGCTGGCCGAAGAGTTCGCCGAACTGTCGGTCTGGGCCAGTCGCGACGAGCGCGACCCGTTGAACTGGGCGTAAGTTCAACTGCGGCAAGAAGGCGTGTTTTCGCGGGCGTTTTCGGCCCCTGTTGTTCGCTCGCCGGGCCGGTACAATGCCCAATCTTGCCCATCGCGGGCAGTCGTCGAACCTCTTTGAGCCCGTCGTCAAGCCATGCCCACGAACGCCGCCCAAGTTGAACAGTTGCGCTGGAAGAAGTTTCCGGTGCTGAACGACGGATTCGTCTGTCTGGTCGATGTGATGGGAGATGATCAGGCCGTCGTCCAGGCGGCCCGAGTCAGCTACGGCGAGGGAACGCGCAAGGTCTCGGACGATCGGGGTCTGATCCGGTACCTGATGCGGCATCGGCACAGCACGCCGTTTGAAATGGCCGAGCTGAAGTTTTTGGTTCGCGTGCCGATGGACACCTGGCGGCAATGGATTCGCCATCGCACGGCGAACGTCAACGAATATTCCA comes from Planctomycetota bacterium and encodes:
- a CDS encoding Nif3-like dinuclear metal center hexameric protein, which gives rise to MLTVDHVVRFLEAFAPVKLAESWDNVGLLVGDRAAAVERAMTCLTITPSSAAEAVAAGAQLIVTHHPLPFKPLKQLTTDTSEGRLLWQLARAGVSIYSPHTAFDSAAQGINQHLAEGLGLTDIEPLVLHDEADPIPVGAGRFGKLQPALTLAELAARVKKFFQLDLVQRVGPGDAPLTQVAVACGSAGEFLATAERRGCQCLLTGETRFHTCLEAEARGMTLLLAGHFATERFAVERLAAVLAEEFAELSVWASRDERDPLNWA